In a single window of the Penaeus monodon isolate SGIC_2016 chromosome 3, NSTDA_Pmon_1, whole genome shotgun sequence genome:
- the LOC119587207 gene encoding pro-resilin-like, with protein MAFKVTAFTVLVTIAFAHPENIPQYGYGGPTPSSGPAKYDFNYAVNDPPSGNDFGHQEARDGPNTQGSYYVLLPDSRLQRVTYTVNGDSGYVADVTYEGDAQYPSTPRPYTTVPQYA; from the exons ATGGCATTTAAG GTAACTGCATTCACCGTCCTCGTGACCATTGCTTTCGCCCACCCCGAAAACATCCCTCAATATGGATATGGTGGCCCAACGCCTTCCTCAGGAcctgccaagtacgacttcaactacgccgtCAACGACCCACCATCTGGCAACGATTTCGGCCATCAGGAGGCCCGAGATGGGCCAAACACTCAGGGTTCTTACTACGTTCTCCTCCCCGACAGTCGTCTCCAGAGGGTTACCtacactgtcaacggcgactcCGGATATGTGGCCGATGTCACCTACGAGGGTGATGCCCAGTACCCCTCCACACCACGCCCCTATACAACAGTACCTCAGTATGCTTAG
- the LOC119587218 gene encoding pro-resilin-like produces the protein MGCILRPKAYECFPPMYTENYIGGELSTKSCPDVAGVTEVVLVGKQIDIFQVIALYVLLAVALARPQNGYGVPTPSSVPAKYDFNYAVNDPPSGNDFGHQEARDGPNTQGSYYVLLPDGRLQRVTYTVNGDSGYLAETTYEGEAQYPSTPRPYTPAPQYA, from the exons ATGGGCTgtattctcagaccaaaggcgTATGAATGTTTCCCTCCCATGTACACTGAAAATTATATTGGGGGAGAATT AAGTACGAAGTCGTGCCCAGATGTTGCCGGTGTTACTGAGGTCGTTCTTGTAGGAAAACAGATAGAC ATATTTCAGGTAATTGCACTCTACGTTCTTTTGGCCGTTGCCCTCGCCCGCCCTCAGAACGGCTACGGTGTCCCAACGCCCTCTTCAGTAcctgccaagtacgacttcaattACGCTGTCAACGACCCACCATCTGGAAACGACTTCGGCCATCAGGAGGCCCGAGATGGTCCTAATACTCAGGGTTCCTACTATGTcctccttcccgacggtcgtcttcAGAGAGTCACCTACACTGTGAACGGTGATTCTGGCTATTTGGCCGAGAccacctacgagggcgaggccCAGTATCCCTCCACACCACGCCCCTATACACCTGCCCCTCAGTATGCCTAA
- the LOC119589504 gene encoding pro-resilin-like, which produces MAFKVIALAALLAVALARPQNGYGVPTPSSAPAKYDFNYAVNDPPSGNDFGHEEARDGPEHSRFLLRPPSDGRLQRVTYTVNGDSGYLAEVTYEGEAQYPLHHVPIHPPLNMVKCSVVITVILINLYLDDLC; this is translated from the exons ATGGCATTTAAG GTAATTGCACTCGCTGCTCTTTTGGCCGTTGCCCTTGCCCGCCCTCAGAACGGTTATGGCGTCCCAACGCCCTCTTCAGCACCTGCCAAGTATGACTTCAACTACGCCGTCAACGACCCACCTTCTGGCAACGACTTCGGCCATGAGGAAGCCCGAGATGGCCCAGAACACTCAAGGTTCCTACTTCGTCCTCCTTCCGACGGTCGTCTTCAGAGAGTCACCTACACTGTGAACGGTGATTCTGGCTACTTGGccgaggtcacctacgagggagAGGCCCAGTACCCTCTACACCACGTCCCTATACACCCGCCCCTCAATATGGTTAAATGTAGTGTTGTAATAACCGTTATTTTAATAAACTTGTACCTCGATGACTTATGTTAA
- the LOC119589514 gene encoding pro-resilin-like, giving the protein MAFKVIALAALLAVALARPQNGYGVPTPSSAPARYDFNYAVNDPPSGNDFGHEEARDGPNTQGSYFVLLPDGRLQRVTYTVNGDSGYLAEVTYEGEAQYPSTPRPYTSTPQYG; this is encoded by the exons ATGGCATTTAAG GTAATTGCACTCGCTGCTCTTTTGGCCGTTGCCCTTGCCCGCCCTCAGAATGGCTATGGCGTCCCAACGCCCTCTTCAGCACCTGCCAGGTATGACTTCAACTACGCCGTCAACGACCCACCTTCTGGCAACGACTTCGGCCATGAGGAAGCCCGAGATGGCCCGAACACTCAAGGTTCCTACTTCGTCCTCCTTCCTGACGGTCGTCTTCAGAGAGTTACCTACACTGTGAACGGTGATTCTGGCTACTTGGccgaggtcacctacgagggagAGGCCCAGTATCCCTCTACACCACGTCCCTATACATCCACCCCTCAATATGGTTAA